A part of Odontesthes bonariensis isolate fOdoBon6 chromosome 23, fOdoBon6.hap1, whole genome shotgun sequence genomic DNA contains:
- the LOC142373933 gene encoding butyrophilin subfamily 1 member A1 — translation MMKDCLQFLIEPAKKLKIRLKESRRRVKHEKTEPLVESQLFIMELARELNRICQRSNVLAHIWTCEDIWPASVCRDFIVDWAAVLEKRVQHKIMPSDYQYEKPEKRDWKGHLLCMLESGGEYDMGPHKRVILDWARQIKCRAQPPVWPGEPVLMMLDDLEFQWKRGRLPNLLPAMELIVLAVLNADSPTKEDVTKQWLVKKQRSQRIDAVRYIPHSVWNWICDAAEEVTLDSESANRDLLISSDEKRMRCGLERRDIPQGPQRFDGWWCAVGQEGFSSGRHYWEVEVGERDWRLGVAKASAVRQGFRSLNTETGYLTLRLERGTDLKALTVPTTPLPRSLVPRKVGVCLDYEEGQLSFYDVEKRSHLYTYNENFTEELYPVFGTVEVVRDLVIRAAGVRQPCLCPGPCLWN, via the exons ATGATGAAAGACTGCCTGCAGTTTCTAATCGAGCCGGCCAAAAAGCTGAAGATCAGGCTCAAG GAGTCTCGTAGGAGAGTGAAACATGAAAAGACGGAGCCCCTGGTGGAAAGTCAGTTGTTTATCATGGAACTTGCCAGAGAACTTAACAGAATTTGCCAg AGATCAAACGTCCTCGCCCACATCTGGACGTGCGAGGACATCTGGCCAGCCAGCGTGTGTCGGGACTTCATTGTGGACTGGGCTGCCGTGCTGGAGAAAAGAGTAcag CACAAGATCATGCCGTCTGACTACCAGTATGAGAAGCCAGAGAAGAGGGACTGGAAGGGACACCTTCTTTGCATGCTGGAGTCAGGGGGAGAGTATGACATGGGGCCTCACAAAAGGGTCATCCTGGACTGGGCGCGGCAGATTAAATGCAGAGCTCAG CCCCCCGTGTGGCCAGGCGAGCCTGTCCTCATGATGCTGGACGACCTGGAGTTCCAGTGGAAGAGGGGCCGCTTGCCCAACCTGCTCCCAGCCATGGAGCTCATCGTGCTGGCTGTGCTGAATGCAGATAGCCCCACAAAG gaGGATGTTACCAAGCAGTGGCTGGTGAAAAAGCAGAGGAGCCAGAGGATCG ACGCAGTCCGTTACATCCCCCACAGTG TGTGGAACTGGATTTGTGATGCAGCAG AGGAGGTCACCCTGGACTCAGAAAGCGCTAACCGAGACCTGCTCATCTCCAGTGATGAAAAGCGCATGCGCTGCGGCCTGGAGCGCCGCGACATCCCGCAGGGCCCGCAGCGCTTCGACGGCTGGTGGTGTGCCGTGGGCCAGGAGGGATTCAGCTCCGGACGCCActactgggaggtggaggtggGCGAGCGGGATTGGCGGCTGGGCGTGGCTAAAGCTTCTGCCGTGAGGCAGGGCTTCCGCTCACTGAACACAGAGACGGGCTACCTGACTCTCCGTCTGGAGAGAGGCACAGATCTGAAAGCCCTGACGGTGCCCACGACCCCCTTACCCCGGAGCCTGGTGCCCCGGAAGGTCGGGGTGTGTCTGGACTATGAGGAGGGCCAGCTGTCCTTCTACGATGTGGAAAAGCGCTCACATCTCTACACCTACAATGAGAATTTCACAGAGGAACTGTACCCAGTGTTTGGGACTGTGGAGGTGGTCAGAGACCTGGTGATCAGGGCGGCGGGCGTCAGGCAGCCGTGCCTCTGCCCCGGGCCCTGCCTGTGGAACTGA